From the Streptomyces syringium genome, one window contains:
- a CDS encoding [protein-PII] uridylyltransferase, producing MHLLHEEAPAGPPRRAALARATDAWLGGLLGAARGVAMVAVGGYGRGELSPRSDLDVLLLHDGSADAPAIAALADRVWYPVWDLGLALDHSVRTPAEARKTAAGDLKVHLGLLDARHIAGDPTLTAGLRTAAYEDWRAQAPARLPELRELGEERARRQGELRFLLEPDLKEARGGLRDATALRAVAASWLADAPREGLEEARALLLDTRDALHLATGRATDRLALQEQHQVATGLGLPGADALLREVYEAARTVSYAADVTWREVGRVLRARSGRPRLRRLLGGRGGRGGFVEPERTPLAEGVVEQDGEAVLARTARPERDPVLPLRAAAVAAQAGLPLSRHAVRRLAGAGPLPVPWPDEAREQLVTLLGAGESTVGVWEALEAEGIVSRLLPEWEHVRCRPQRNPVHRWTVDRHLVETAVRAAALTRRVGRPDLLLVAALLHDLGKGLPGDHSVAGETIARDVAPRLGFGPADTETLATLVRHHLLLVETATRRDLDDPATVRSVTDAIGHPDTLELLHALTEADALATGPAAWSAWRASLVADLVRRAGAALAGGATPSRAEAAAPTVEEERLAIEALRTGGPVLVLRTRPEGADAPTDTPTGTPTDPKDAGAPAPVGIELLVAVPDQPGVLPATAGVLALHRLTVRAAELRAIAPEPAVGGSALVLNWRVAAEYGAPPEAARLRNDLVRALAGTLDIAGRLAEREAAYGKRRRGVSPAPPRVSVVEGVSRAATVVEVRAHDAPGLLHRIGRALDAAGVWVRSAHVSTLGANAVDTVYLTRRDGSPLPDAAAVALAKAVEDALR from the coding sequence TCGGTGGCTACGGGCGCGGCGAGCTGTCTCCGCGCAGCGACCTCGACGTGCTGCTCCTGCACGACGGCTCCGCGGACGCGCCCGCCATCGCGGCGCTCGCCGACCGCGTCTGGTACCCCGTGTGGGACCTGGGACTCGCTCTCGACCACTCCGTCCGCACCCCCGCCGAGGCGCGCAAGACCGCGGCCGGCGACCTCAAGGTCCACCTCGGTCTCCTCGACGCCCGCCATATCGCCGGCGACCCCACCCTCACCGCCGGGCTGCGCACGGCGGCCTACGAGGACTGGCGGGCCCAGGCGCCCGCCCGGCTGCCGGAGCTGCGCGAGCTGGGGGAGGAGCGGGCCCGCCGCCAGGGAGAGCTGCGGTTCCTGCTGGAACCCGACCTGAAGGAGGCGCGCGGCGGGCTCCGTGACGCGACCGCGCTGCGGGCCGTGGCCGCGTCCTGGCTGGCCGACGCGCCCCGCGAGGGCCTGGAGGAGGCCCGGGCGCTGCTGCTCGACACCCGCGACGCACTGCACCTGGCCACCGGCCGGGCCACGGACCGGCTCGCCCTCCAGGAACAGCACCAGGTCGCCACCGGGCTCGGGCTGCCCGGTGCGGACGCGCTGCTGCGCGAGGTCTACGAAGCGGCCCGCACCGTCTCGTACGCCGCCGACGTCACCTGGCGCGAAGTGGGACGGGTGCTGCGGGCCCGGTCCGGGCGGCCCCGGCTGCGCCGGCTCCTCGGCGGGCGGGGCGGCCGCGGCGGGTTCGTGGAGCCCGAGCGCACCCCGCTGGCGGAAGGCGTCGTCGAACAGGACGGCGAAGCCGTGCTCGCCCGCACCGCCCGGCCCGAGCGCGACCCCGTCCTGCCGCTGCGCGCGGCGGCCGTGGCGGCGCAGGCGGGGCTGCCGCTGTCCCGGCACGCCGTACGCCGCCTCGCGGGCGCCGGTCCGCTGCCGGTGCCGTGGCCGGACGAGGCCCGCGAGCAGCTCGTCACGTTGCTCGGGGCGGGGGAGTCCACGGTCGGCGTCTGGGAGGCCCTCGAAGCGGAGGGCATCGTCTCCCGGCTCCTGCCCGAGTGGGAGCACGTGCGCTGCCGCCCGCAGCGCAACCCCGTCCACCGCTGGACCGTCGACCGGCACCTGGTCGAGACGGCCGTCCGGGCCGCCGCCCTCACCCGCCGCGTCGGCCGCCCCGACCTGCTGCTCGTCGCGGCCCTCCTGCACGACCTCGGCAAGGGCCTGCCCGGTGACCACAGCGTCGCGGGCGAGACCATCGCCCGGGACGTGGCGCCCCGGCTGGGCTTCGGTCCGGCCGACACGGAGACCCTCGCCACCCTCGTACGCCACCACCTGCTGCTCGTCGAGACCGCCACCCGCCGTGACCTCGACGACCCGGCCACCGTCCGCTCGGTCACGGACGCCATCGGGCACCCGGACACCCTGGAGCTGCTGCACGCCCTCACCGAGGCCGACGCCCTCGCCACCGGACCGGCGGCCTGGAGCGCCTGGCGGGCCTCGCTGGTCGCCGACCTGGTCCGCCGTGCCGGTGCCGCCCTCGCGGGTGGTGCGACCCCGAGCCGCGCGGAGGCGGCGGCGCCGACCGTGGAGGAGGAGCGGCTGGCGATCGAGGCGCTGCGCACGGGCGGCCCGGTGCTGGTCCTGCGCACCCGGCCGGAAGGCGCCGATGCCCCGACGGACACCCCGACGGGCACCCCTACGGACCCCAAGGACGCCGGTGCCCCGGCGCCCGTGGGTATCGAGCTGCTCGTCGCCGTCCCCGACCAGCCGGGCGTGCTGCCCGCGACGGCCGGGGTCCTCGCCCTGCACCGGCTGACGGTCCGCGCGGCGGAACTGCGCGCGATCGCGCCGGAGCCCGCCGTCGGCGGCAGCGCCCTGGTGCTGAACTGGCGGGTGGCCGCCGAGTACGGCGCGCCCCCCGAGGCGGCCCGTCTGCGCAACGACCTGGTGCGGGCCCTGGCGGGCACCTTGGACATCGCGGGCCGGCTGGCCGAGCGCGAGGCCGCCTACGGCAAACGGCGCCGGGGCGTTTCTCCCGCGCCGCCGCGGGTGAGCGTGGTGGAGGGCGTCTCGCGGGCCGCGACGGTGGTGGAAGTGCGGGCGCACGACGCCCCCGGGCTGCTGCACCGGATCGGCCGGGCCCTGGACGCGGCCGGGGTGTGGGTGCGCAGCGCCCACGTCTCCACGCTGGGGGCGAACGCCGTGGACACCGTCTACCTCACCCGGCGGGACGGCTCACCGCTGCCGGACGCGGCGGCGGTGGCGCTGGCGAAGGCGGTGGAGGACGCCCTGAGGTGA
- the ffh gene encoding signal recognition particle protein yields the protein MFDTLSDRLSATFKSLRGKGRLSESDIDATAREIRIALLEADVALPVVRAFIKQVKERALGAEVSKALNPAQTVIKIVNEELIGILGGETRRLRFAKTAPTVIMLAGLQGAGKTTLAGKLGHWLKGQGHSPLLVACDLQRPNAVNQLSVVAERAGVGVYAPQPGNGVGDPVQVAKDSIEFARTKQYDIVIVDTAGRLGIDAEMMQQAADIRDAVSPDEILFVVDAMIGQDAVNTAEAFRDGVGFDGVVLSKLDGDARGGAALSVAHVTGKQVMFASNGEKLDDFDAFHPDRMASRILGMGDMLSLIEKAEQTFSQDEAEKMAAKLAKGPKEFTLDDFLSQMEQVRKMGSISKLLGMLPGMAQMKDQINNLDERDVDRTAAIIKSMTPAERQDPHIINGSRRARIAKGSGVEVSAVKNLVERFFEARKMMSRMAQGGGMPGMPGIPGMGGGPGRQKKQQKQAKGKRKSGNPMKRKAEEQAAAARREQGDNPLELPAQAPQNFELPDEFKKFMG from the coding sequence GTGTTCGATACTCTCTCCGACCGTCTCAGTGCGACCTTCAAATCCCTGCGTGGCAAGGGTCGGCTGTCCGAGTCGGACATCGACGCCACCGCCCGTGAAATCCGTATCGCCCTGCTTGAGGCCGATGTCGCCCTTCCCGTCGTCCGGGCCTTCATCAAGCAGGTCAAGGAGCGTGCGCTCGGTGCCGAGGTCTCCAAGGCGCTGAATCCTGCTCAGACCGTCATCAAGATCGTCAACGAGGAGCTCATCGGCATCCTCGGCGGCGAGACCCGGCGGCTGCGTTTCGCCAAGACCGCGCCGACCGTGATCATGCTCGCCGGTCTCCAGGGTGCCGGTAAGACCACCCTCGCCGGCAAGCTCGGCCACTGGCTGAAGGGCCAGGGCCACAGCCCGCTGCTCGTCGCCTGTGACCTCCAGCGCCCCAACGCCGTGAACCAGCTCAGCGTCGTCGCCGAGCGCGCCGGCGTCGGCGTGTACGCGCCGCAGCCGGGCAACGGCGTGGGCGACCCCGTCCAGGTCGCCAAGGACTCGATCGAGTTCGCCCGCACCAAGCAGTACGACATCGTCATCGTCGACACCGCCGGCCGCCTCGGCATCGACGCCGAGATGATGCAGCAGGCCGCCGACATCCGTGACGCCGTCTCGCCGGACGAGATCCTCTTCGTCGTCGACGCGATGATCGGCCAGGACGCGGTCAACACCGCCGAGGCCTTCCGCGACGGCGTCGGCTTCGACGGCGTGGTGCTCTCCAAGCTCGACGGCGACGCCCGCGGTGGTGCCGCCCTGTCGGTCGCGCACGTGACCGGCAAGCAGGTCATGTTCGCCTCCAACGGCGAGAAGCTGGACGACTTCGACGCGTTCCACCCGGACCGCATGGCGTCCCGCATCCTCGGCATGGGCGACATGCTCAGCCTCATCGAGAAGGCCGAGCAGACCTTCAGCCAGGACGAGGCCGAGAAGATGGCGGCCAAGCTGGCGAAGGGGCCGAAGGAGTTCACGCTCGACGACTTCCTGTCCCAGATGGAGCAGGTCCGCAAGATGGGCAGCATCAGCAAGCTGCTCGGGATGCTGCCCGGCATGGCGCAGATGAAGGACCAGATCAACAACCTCGACGAGCGCGACGTGGACCGCACCGCCGCGATCATCAAGTCGATGACCCCGGCCGAGCGCCAGGACCCGCACATCATCAACGGCTCGCGCCGCGCCCGTATCGCCAAGGGCTCGGGCGTGGAGGTCAGCGCGGTCAAGAACCTCGTGGAGCGCTTCTTCGAGGCCCGCAAGATGATGTCGCGCATGGCCCAGGGCGGCGGTATGCCGGGCATGCCGGGAATCCCGGGCATGGGCGGCGGCCCCGGCCGGCAGAAGAAGCAGCAGAAGCAGGCCAAGGGCAAGCGCAAGAGCGGCAACCCGATGAAGCGCAAGGCCGAGGAGCAGGCCGCGGCCGCGCGCCGCGAGCAGGGCGACAACCCGCTGGAGCTGCCCGCTCAGGCTCCGCAGAACTTCGAACTGCCCGACGAGTTCAAGAAATTCATGGGCTGA
- a CDS encoding SAM-dependent methyltransferase produces the protein MTPTLVRRHRPSSTSPDPRARDWAEIQERMLVPLYEAVYERLEVGAGTRLLSLGCGSGLALLMAAARGAAVSGVDQDGRRLELARERLVPKGSGGDGTRLGHGGPECVLEPGVPAFNLITAFDPLYCAGGSARGMAEALSRAAACAEHGAPVVLAGWGPQERCAASGALRVAARLADPMCAPARWRPSGRDDLEDLARRAGLVPDGSGRVACPYGYADMSSAVRGLLSTGAFDAAMRATDEEQVTKELVEALHPYLRRDGTVWMPNVFRYLIARV, from the coding sequence ATGACACCAACGCTCGTACGGCGGCACCGGCCGTCCTCCACGTCGCCCGATCCCCGGGCCCGCGACTGGGCGGAAATCCAGGAACGGATGCTGGTGCCGCTCTACGAAGCGGTCTACGAACGACTGGAGGTCGGCGCGGGCACCCGGCTCCTCAGCCTCGGCTGCGGCTCCGGCCTGGCGCTGCTGATGGCCGCGGCCCGCGGGGCCGCCGTCTCCGGCGTCGACCAGGACGGGCGCAGGCTGGAGCTGGCCCGGGAACGGCTGGTACCCAAGGGATCCGGCGGCGACGGCACGCGGCTGGGCCACGGCGGTCCGGAGTGCGTCCTCGAACCGGGCGTTCCGGCCTTCAATCTCATCACGGCCTTCGATCCGCTGTACTGCGCGGGCGGCAGCGCCCGCGGCATGGCGGAGGCGCTGTCCCGGGCCGCCGCCTGCGCCGAGCACGGCGCTCCGGTCGTGCTGGCCGGCTGGGGACCGCAGGAGCGCTGTGCGGCCTCGGGGGCGCTTCGAGTCGCGGCCCGGCTCGCGGACCCGATGTGCGCGCCTGCTCGCTGGCGGCCCAGTGGCCGTGACGATCTGGAGGACCTGGCCCGCCGGGCCGGGCTGGTGCCGGACGGCTCGGGGCGGGTGGCGTGCCCGTACGGCTACGCCGACATGAGCAGCGCGGTGCGCGGCCTGCTGTCGACGGGTGCGTTCGACGCGGCGATGCGGGCGACGGACGAGGAGCAGGTGACCAAGGAATTGGTCGAGGCCCTGCACCCCTATCTGCGCCGGGACGGGACCGTCTGGATGCCGAATGTCTTCCGCTACCTCATCGCGCGCGTCTAG
- the proS gene encoding proline--tRNA ligase, producing MAKAPILTPQAEDFPRWYQDLINKAELADNGPVRGTMVIRPYGYGLWERMQQEMDARIKDAGAQNAYFPLFIPQSYLTKEAEHVEGFAPELAVVTHGGGKELEEPVVVRPTSETIINEYFSKWVQSYRDLPLLINQWANVVRWEMRPRVFLRTSEFLWQEGHTAHATYEDARDYAARIHRDVYADFMVNVLGIDVVLGRKTAKERFAGAINTLTLEGMMGDGKALQLGTSHELGQNFAKAFNTQYLSKDSKQELVWQTSWGVSTRMVGGLIMSHGDDSGLRVPPRLAHVQVVVMAIKGDEAVAKVRELGDRLKAAGIRVQVDDRVDTPFGRRAVDWELKGVPVRIEIGPRDLENGTAMLARRIPGGKEPVTIDSLVDLLPKVLEEDQAQLLRESRERRESRTADVSTIEEAAEAAVAGGWARIRWADLGPEGEAKLGEQAVSVRCLVAEDGSVPDADDAPGTIAIVGRSY from the coding sequence ATGGCAAAGGCTCCCATTCTCACCCCCCAGGCGGAAGATTTCCCGCGCTGGTACCAGGACTTGATCAACAAGGCCGAGCTGGCCGACAACGGCCCGGTGCGCGGCACCATGGTCATCCGCCCGTACGGGTACGGGCTCTGGGAGCGCATGCAGCAGGAGATGGACGCGCGCATCAAGGACGCGGGCGCCCAGAACGCGTACTTCCCGCTCTTCATCCCGCAGTCCTACCTGACGAAGGAAGCCGAGCACGTCGAGGGCTTCGCCCCCGAGCTGGCCGTCGTCACGCACGGCGGCGGCAAGGAGCTCGAAGAGCCGGTCGTCGTCCGGCCGACCTCCGAGACGATCATCAACGAGTACTTCTCCAAGTGGGTGCAGAGCTACCGCGACCTGCCCCTGCTGATCAACCAGTGGGCCAACGTGGTCCGTTGGGAGATGCGCCCCCGCGTCTTCCTCCGCACGAGCGAGTTCCTCTGGCAGGAGGGCCACACCGCCCACGCCACCTACGAGGACGCCCGCGACTACGCCGCCCGCATCCACCGCGACGTCTACGCCGACTTCATGGTCAACGTCCTCGGCATCGATGTGGTCCTGGGCCGCAAGACCGCCAAGGAGCGGTTCGCCGGCGCCATCAACACCCTCACCCTCGAGGGCATGATGGGCGACGGCAAGGCCCTCCAGCTGGGCACCAGCCACGAGCTGGGCCAGAACTTCGCCAAGGCCTTCAACACCCAGTACCTGTCCAAGGACAGCAAGCAGGAGCTGGTCTGGCAGACCTCGTGGGGCGTCTCGACCCGCATGGTCGGCGGTCTGATCATGTCGCACGGCGACGACAGCGGTCTGCGCGTCCCGCCGCGGCTGGCGCACGTCCAGGTCGTCGTCATGGCGATCAAGGGCGACGAGGCCGTGGCCAAGGTCCGTGAGCTCGGTGACCGGCTGAAGGCCGCGGGCATCCGCGTCCAGGTCGACGACCGCGTCGACACCCCCTTCGGCCGCCGGGCCGTGGACTGGGAGCTCAAGGGCGTACCGGTCCGCATCGAGATCGGCCCGCGCGACCTGGAGAACGGCACCGCGATGCTGGCCCGCCGGATCCCCGGCGGCAAGGAGCCGGTGACCATCGACTCCCTCGTCGACCTGCTGCCGAAGGTGCTGGAGGAGGACCAGGCGCAGCTGCTGCGCGAGTCGCGCGAGCGCCGTGAGTCCCGTACGGCCGACGTCAGCACCATCGAGGAGGCCGCCGAGGCCGCCGTCGCCGGTGGCTGGGCGCGGATCCGCTGGGCGGACCTGGGCCCCGAGGGCGAGGCCAAGCTCGGTGAGCAGGCCGTGTCCGTGCGCTGCCTGGTCGCCGAGGACGGCTCGGTGCCGGACGCTGACGACGCCCCGGGCACCATCGCCATCGTCGGCCGTTCCTACTGA
- the rpsP gene encoding 30S ribosomal protein S16, with protein sequence MAVKIKLKRLGKIRSPHYRIVVADSRTRRDGRAIEEIGLYHPVQNPSRIEVDTDRVQYWLSVGAQPTEPVMAILKVTGDWQKFKGLPAPAPMLLPETKEDKRRAFDEFTKGLEAGAAKGEAITPKAKKSEKKDEAAAAESAESTEA encoded by the coding sequence GTGGCAGTCAAGATCAAGCTGAAGCGTCTGGGCAAGATCCGTTCGCCTCACTACCGCATCGTCGTCGCCGACTCCCGTACCCGCCGTGACGGCCGGGCCATCGAGGAGATCGGTCTGTACCACCCGGTGCAGAACCCCTCGCGCATCGAGGTCGACACGGACCGCGTCCAGTACTGGCTGAGCGTCGGCGCGCAGCCGACCGAGCCCGTCATGGCCATCCTCAAGGTCACCGGCGACTGGCAGAAGTTCAAGGGTCTGCCGGCCCCGGCCCCGATGCTCCTCCCCGAGACCAAGGAGGACAAGCGTCGCGCGTTCGACGAGTTCACCAAGGGTCTCGAGGCTGGCGCCGCGAAGGGTGAGGCCATCACCCCGAAGGCCAAGAAGTCGGAGAAGAAGGACGAGGCCGCCGCGGCCGAGTCCGCTGAGTCGACCGAGGCCTGA
- a CDS encoding RNA-binding protein: MLEEALEHLVKGIVDNPDEVQVASRNLRRGRVLEVRVHPDDLGKVIGRNGRTARALRTVVGAIGGRGIRVDLVDVDQVR, from the coding sequence ATGCTCGAGGAGGCCCTTGAGCACCTCGTAAAGGGCATCGTCGACAACCCCGACGAGGTGCAGGTCGCTTCGCGCAACCTGCGTCGTGGTCGCGTGCTCGAGGTTCGGGTCCACCCCGATGACCTCGGCAAGGTGATCGGCCGTAACGGCCGCACCGCACGCGCGCTGCGCACCGTCGTGGGCGCCATCGGCGGCCGTGGTATCCGCGTCGACCTCGTCGATGTGGATCAGGTCCGCTGA
- the rimM gene encoding ribosome maturation factor RimM (Essential for efficient processing of 16S rRNA): MQLVVGRIGRAHGIKGEVTVEVRTDEPELRLGPGAVLATDPAGVGPLTIETGRVHSGRLLLRFAGVKDRTGAEALRNTLLIAEIDPEDVPEDPEEFYDHQLMDLDVVTVDGIEIGRITEISHLPSQDLFIVERPDGSEVMIPFVAEIVPEIDLEAQRAIIDPPPGLIDAGQAVIASARDAEAADDAKGDA; the protein is encoded by the coding sequence GTGCAGCTGGTAGTCGGCAGGATCGGCCGCGCCCATGGGATCAAGGGCGAGGTCACGGTTGAGGTGCGTACGGACGAGCCCGAGCTGCGGCTCGGCCCCGGCGCCGTCCTGGCCACGGACCCCGCCGGGGTGGGGCCGCTGACCATCGAGACCGGCCGGGTGCACAGCGGCCGGCTGCTGCTGCGGTTCGCCGGCGTCAAGGACCGCACGGGCGCCGAGGCGCTCCGCAATACGCTCCTGATCGCCGAGATCGACCCCGAGGACGTCCCCGAGGACCCCGAGGAGTTCTACGACCACCAGCTGATGGACCTCGACGTCGTCACCGTCGACGGGATCGAGATCGGCCGGATCACCGAGATCTCCCACCTGCCGTCGCAGGACCTGTTCATCGTGGAGCGCCCCGACGGCAGCGAGGTGATGATCCCCTTCGTCGCCGAGATCGTCCCGGAAATCGACCTGGAGGCACAGCGCGCGATCATCGACCCGCCGCCGGGTCTGATCGACGCCGGCCAGGCCGTGATCGCGAGCGCCCGGGACGCCGAGGCGGCCGACGACGCGAAGGGTGACGCGTGA
- the trmD gene encoding tRNA (guanosine(37)-N1)-methyltransferase TrmD yields MRLDIVTIFPEYLEPLNVSLVGKARARGQLDVRIHDLREWTHDRHNTVDDTPYGGGPGMVMKPEPWGEALDSIIESGSGSGDSGDGSADASGDGFDGAEAARPVLVVPTPSGKPFTQQLAVELSEKPWLVFTPARYEGIDRRVIEEYGDRLDVREVSIGDYVLAGGEAPVLVMVEAIARLLPGVLGNAESHRDDSFAPGAMADLLEGPVYTKPPQWRGRGIPDVLLSGHHGKIARWRRDEAFRRTVENRPDLIHRADPAAFDKKDRETLSILGWAPGPDGRFGPLAPDVEE; encoded by the coding sequence ATGCGGCTCGACATCGTCACGATCTTCCCCGAGTACCTCGAACCGCTGAACGTCTCGCTCGTCGGCAAGGCCCGCGCCCGTGGCCAGCTCGATGTGCGCATCCACGACCTGCGGGAATGGACGCACGACCGGCACAACACCGTCGACGACACCCCGTACGGCGGCGGCCCCGGCATGGTCATGAAGCCCGAGCCCTGGGGCGAGGCGCTCGACTCGATCATCGAGTCCGGGAGCGGCTCCGGGGACTCCGGTGACGGTTCCGCCGACGCCTCCGGTGACGGCTTCGATGGTGCCGAGGCTGCCCGCCCCGTCCTGGTCGTTCCGACGCCCAGCGGCAAGCCCTTCACCCAGCAGCTCGCCGTGGAGCTGTCCGAGAAGCCGTGGCTGGTCTTCACCCCCGCCCGCTACGAGGGCATCGACCGCCGCGTCATCGAGGAGTACGGCGACCGCCTCGACGTGCGCGAGGTCTCCATCGGCGACTACGTGCTGGCGGGCGGCGAAGCCCCGGTCCTGGTCATGGTCGAGGCCATCGCCCGGCTGCTGCCCGGTGTGCTGGGCAACGCCGAGTCCCACCGGGACGACTCCTTCGCCCCCGGTGCCATGGCCGACCTCCTGGAGGGCCCGGTCTACACCAAGCCTCCCCAGTGGCGCGGCCGCGGTATCCCGGACGTCCTGCTCAGCGGCCACCACGGCAAGATCGCCCGGTGGCGGCGCGACGAGGCCTTCCGGCGGACGGTGGAGAACCGCCCCGACCTCATCCACCGCGCCGACCCGGCCGCCTTCGACAAGAAGGACCGCGAAACCCTCTCGATCCTGGGCTGGGCCCCGGGGCCGGACGGCCGATTTGGGCCACTGGCCCCGGACGTGGAAGAATAA
- the rplS gene encoding 50S ribosomal protein L19 — MNLLDNVDAASLRTDVPNFRPGDTVNVHVRVIEGNRSRVQQFKGVVIRRQGAGVRETFTVRKVSFSVGVERTFPVHSPIFEKVELVTRGDVRRAKLYYLRELRGKAAKIKEKRDN; from the coding sequence ATGAACCTTCTCGACAACGTCGACGCCGCATCGCTGCGCACGGACGTCCCGAACTTCCGCCCCGGTGACACCGTGAACGTTCACGTTCGCGTCATCGAAGGCAACCGCTCCCGTGTGCAGCAGTTCAAGGGTGTCGTCATCCGTCGCCAGGGTGCGGGCGTCCGCGAGACCTTCACGGTCCGCAAGGTCTCCTTCTCCGTCGGCGTCGAGCGCACCTTCCCGGTGCACAGCCCGATCTTCGAGAAGGTCGAGCTCGTCACCCGCGGTGACGTGCGTCGCGCCAAGCTGTACTACCTCCGTGAGCTCCGCGGCAAGGCCGCGAAGATCAAGGAGAAGCGCGACAACTGA